In Dolichospermum flos-aquae CCAP 1403/13F, the following proteins share a genomic window:
- a CDS encoding cupin domain-containing protein, producing MSTFFPVPQTIKPRPDLELTLFRCQEIVIQLANILPGAIFEPHQHPESQMGMLFSGSVEINVNEKKAILEPFQQVYIAGSNVPHGSTILSQETVLGVEIKYLIGSSQIDKNIDEPILKLRSTIDKATGFPCNFGICSWFQIAVLEIPAHEKLPIYASTKNEIGIIINEQIMMKVGEEEKLLEYGSIYHAPPGISYSGYNTSDQTISLVKVSL from the coding sequence ATGTCAACATTTTTCCCAGTTCCTCAAACTATCAAGCCGCGCCCAGATTTAGAGTTGACACTTTTTCGTTGTCAAGAAATAGTTATTCAACTAGCTAATATCTTACCAGGAGCAATTTTTGAACCTCATCAACATCCAGAAAGCCAAATGGGTATGCTTTTTTCGGGTTCAGTGGAAATCAATGTTAATGAAAAAAAAGCAATTTTAGAGCCATTTCAGCAGGTCTATATCGCAGGTTCTAATGTTCCTCATGGTTCTACAATTCTTTCTCAAGAAACCGTGCTAGGAGTGGAAATAAAGTACCTAATAGGATCATCTCAAATAGATAAAAATATTGATGAACCTATTCTCAAACTACGGTCTACCATAGATAAAGCTACAGGTTTTCCTTGTAATTTTGGCATTTGTTCATGGTTTCAAATAGCCGTTTTAGAAATTCCCGCACACGAAAAATTACCCATTTATGCAAGTACCAAAAACGAAATTGGTATTATTATTAATGAGCAAATAATGATGAAAGTAGGTGAAGAAGAAAAACTTTTAGAATATGGTAGCATTTACCATGCTCCCCCAGGTATTTCCTATAGTGGGTATAACACTTCAGATCAAACGATTTCTTTAGTTAAGGTTTCACTATAG
- the pabB gene encoding aminodeoxychorismate synthase: MKTLIIDNYDSYTFNLYQLIAEVNGEYPTVICNDQVIWDELKQWEFDNIVISPGPGRPEKSKDFGICRQMIENAQVPLLGVCLGHQGLGFSYGGKVIHAPEVRHGRLSEVYHTATDLFAGIPSPFSVVRYHSLLVADDLPDCLEKTAWTEDNLIMGMRHRSLPMWGVQFHPESICTEYGHTLFENFKEITQKFAQERDKSPKKHYWTGNNGNETLPTNSPNKKQQQEFELCTRKLNLFTVSEAELCPDTEQMFVHLFSKSASAFWLDSSRVEPGLSRFSFMGDNSGENSLLIHYRTQGQELTITQSDNVSFKTEGIFDYLQREIERRHCPSDDLPFDFNCGFVGYFGYELKAQCGGKLNHSSTLPDAIFLLADRMIAIDHQEQTIYLLCLIQQGQTASAEDWFETIKYQIDHLPPLSPVVPKKKETPVIFRLSRSENTYLDDIKKCLQEIHEGETYQVCLTNQIHTDTTADPLEFYRSLRRINPAPYAAFLRFGDVGIACSSPERFLQIDRQGWVETKPIKGTLPRGKTPEEDFILRDRLQNSEKDRAENLMIVDLLRNDLGRVCAVGTVHVPKLMAVETYATVHQLVTTIRGQLRANMSAVDCIRNAFPGGSMTGAPKIRTLEIIDKLEQEARGVYSGSIGFLGLNGSADLNIVIRTAVMTAEQTSIGVGGGIVALSDPQMEFEEIMLKAKALIQAMMITNCGVIDPDQYSIQGIKTTTSDGYEKVGV, encoded by the coding sequence ATGAAAACCCTGATTATTGATAACTACGACTCTTATACTTTTAACCTTTACCAATTGATTGCAGAAGTCAATGGAGAGTATCCCACTGTGATTTGTAACGATCAAGTTATATGGGATGAACTCAAACAGTGGGAATTTGATAACATCGTGATTTCACCAGGTCCTGGTCGTCCAGAAAAATCAAAAGATTTTGGGATCTGTCGTCAAATGATTGAAAATGCCCAAGTACCACTTCTAGGGGTCTGCTTGGGACATCAGGGACTAGGATTTAGCTATGGAGGAAAAGTTATTCACGCACCTGAAGTTCGGCATGGTCGGCTCAGTGAGGTTTATCATACTGCTACTGATTTGTTTGCGGGAATACCTTCTCCTTTTTCTGTGGTGCGCTACCATTCTTTGCTGGTTGCAGATGACCTACCGGACTGTTTAGAAAAAACAGCGTGGACAGAGGACAACCTGATCATGGGAATGCGCCATCGCTCTTTACCAATGTGGGGTGTGCAGTTTCATCCAGAGTCCATCTGTACTGAGTATGGACATACTTTGTTTGAGAATTTTAAAGAAATTACCCAAAAATTTGCCCAGGAACGAGATAAAAGTCCGAAAAAACATTATTGGACAGGAAATAACGGGAATGAGACTTTACCCACAAATTCTCCTAACAAAAAACAGCAACAGGAATTTGAACTTTGTACGCGCAAATTGAATTTGTTTACAGTGAGCGAAGCCGAACTGTGTCCCGATACAGAACAGATGTTTGTACATTTGTTTAGTAAATCAGCCAGTGCATTTTGGTTAGATAGCAGTCGGGTTGAACCTGGTCTTTCTCGCTTTTCTTTCATGGGAGATAACAGTGGTGAAAACAGTCTCCTAATTCATTATCGGACCCAAGGGCAAGAACTGACAATTACACAGTCCGATAATGTCAGTTTCAAAACAGAGGGGATTTTTGATTATCTCCAGCGGGAAATTGAACGGCGACATTGCCCATCTGATGATTTACCTTTTGATTTCAATTGTGGGTTCGTGGGTTATTTTGGCTATGAATTAAAGGCACAATGTGGAGGGAAATTGAATCACTCTTCTACCTTACCTGATGCCATATTTTTGTTAGCAGATCGGATGATTGCAATTGATCACCAAGAGCAAACTATCTATCTGCTTTGTCTAATTCAGCAGGGACAAACAGCCTCCGCAGAAGATTGGTTTGAAACGATCAAATACCAAATTGATCATCTTCCCCCGCTGTCGCCTGTTGTTCCTAAGAAGAAAGAAACACCTGTTATTTTTCGATTAAGCAGATCTGAAAATACTTATCTTGATGATATTAAAAAATGTTTGCAAGAAATTCATGAAGGAGAAACTTATCAAGTTTGTTTAACAAACCAGATTCACACAGACACAACAGCAGATCCTCTGGAATTCTATCGTTCGTTACGTCGCATCAATCCTGCTCCTTATGCGGCATTCTTGCGCTTTGGTGATGTGGGAATTGCCTGTTCATCTCCAGAGCGATTTCTGCAAATTGATCGCCAAGGTTGGGTGGAAACAAAACCCATCAAGGGAACTCTACCACGAGGAAAAACACCTGAAGAAGATTTTATTCTACGCGATCGCTTGCAAAATAGCGAAAAAGATCGAGCGGAGAATCTGATGATTGTGGATTTACTGAGAAATGATCTGGGACGGGTTTGTGCTGTGGGTACTGTTCATGTTCCCAAATTAATGGCTGTGGAAACCTACGCTACAGTACATCAATTGGTGACAACAATTCGTGGTCAATTACGCGCTAATATGAGTGCTGTAGACTGCATTCGTAACGCCTTTCCTGGGGGTTCTATGACGGGCGCACCTAAGATTAGAACCCTGGAAATTATTGATAAATTAGAGCAAGAAGCGCGGGGAGTTTACTCTGGGTCTATTGGCTTTTTAGGATTAAATGGTTCAGCCGATTTGAATATTGTTATTCGTACTGCTGTGATGACGGCCGAACAAACTTCCATTGGTGTTGGTGGTGGTATTGTAGCACTTTCTGATCCCCAGATGGAGTTTGAAGAAATCATGCTGAAAGCTAAAGCATTGATTCAGGCAATGATGATTACAAATTGTGGAGTTATTGATCCCGATCAATACTCTATCCAGGGAATAAAAACAACAACTTCTGATGGCTATGAAAAAGTAGGTGTATAA